From one Chryseobacterium sp. 3008163 genomic stretch:
- a CDS encoding ferritin-like domain-containing protein, whose protein sequence is MATSAKAETTTIDPTTMKSALTDALQLALTLEYLEDEYYKIGLAATNLIPASDKVVFQQISKHEDAHVTFLKSTLTSLGVAPVAKPTFDFTVNGAFTPFTNYQQFLVLAQAFEDTGVRAYKGQAGNVMSNKDVLQAALQIHSVEARHASMVRRMRANKGWIELASGGSGSGGMPPATNPVYAGEDVTMQAGFNTATAFGAAAGSAAYDEVLTTAEATAIASLFID, encoded by the coding sequence ATGGCAACTTCTGCCAAAGCTGAAACCACAACAATAGACCCAACGACTATGAAAAGTGCATTAACAGATGCCCTTCAGCTAGCATTGACTTTGGAATATTTAGAAGACGAATATTATAAAATTGGACTTGCTGCCACAAACCTGATTCCTGCTTCTGATAAAGTTGTTTTTCAGCAGATTTCCAAGCATGAAGATGCTCACGTTACTTTTCTTAAAAGTACATTAACATCTTTAGGAGTTGCTCCAGTTGCTAAACCAACTTTTGATTTTACAGTAAATGGTGCTTTTACTCCATTTACCAATTATCAGCAGTTTCTTGTCTTAGCTCAAGCGTTTGAAGATACTGGTGTTAGGGCATATAAAGGACAAGCAGGTAATGTGATGTCAAACAAAGATGTCCTTCAAGCAGCCTTACAGATTCACTCTGTAGAAGCAAGACATGCCTCAATGGTTCGTAGAATGCGTGCCAATAAAGGATGGATCGAGTTAGCGAGTGGCGGAAGTGGAAGTGGAGGTATGCCACCTGCAACTAATCCGGTTTACGCTGGTGAAGATGTAACTATGCAGGCAGGGTTCAATACTGCGACAGCTTTTGGAGCAGCAGCAGGTTCAGCGGCTTACGATGAGGTCTTAACTACTGCTGAAGCAACAGCGATTGCATCTCTTTTTATTGATTAA
- a CDS encoding ferritin-like domain-containing protein translates to MKKPINVSNQGATLDTSRRNFLKLSGIGIAVAGLTLVGCDDDDFVYNDNKIFDLGMGDVGVLNYAYALEQLEADFYTKVVNSFYAGISTIEKEVLTDLYHHEVIHRDFFKAAITGATTNVLPTLEFQYPNVNFNDRSSVLATAKALEDTGVAAYNAAGKYITNPTYLVLAGKIVSVEARHASAIRDLINPLTAAFSGDDVVNPTTGLDVAKEPKDVIAAAGGFIKTPFTWKERGIN, encoded by the coding sequence ATGAAAAAACCAATTAATGTTTCTAATCAAGGAGCCACCTTGGATACCAGCAGAAGAAACTTTCTAAAACTAAGCGGTATTGGTATTGCCGTTGCCGGGCTTACTTTGGTAGGTTGCGATGATGACGATTTTGTCTACAATGATAACAAAATATTTGATTTGGGAATGGGCGATGTAGGTGTTTTGAACTATGCATATGCTCTTGAACAATTAGAAGCCGATTTCTACACGAAAGTGGTAAATAGTTTCTATGCAGGAATTTCAACTATTGAAAAAGAAGTACTCACAGACCTTTATCACCATGAGGTTATTCACAGAGATTTCTTTAAAGCAGCAATTACAGGTGCAACAACTAACGTTCTTCCAACACTTGAGTTTCAATATCCGAATGTAAATTTCAACGATAGAAGTTCTGTTTTAGCTACTGCAAAAGCTTTAGAAGATACAGGAGTTGCCGCTTACAATGCTGCGGGTAAGTATATTACAAACCCTACTTATCTGGTACTTGCAGGTAAAATTGTTTCTGTAGAAGCAAGACACGCATCGGCAATCAGAGATTTGATTAATCCTTTAACTGCAGCTTTCTCAGGAGATGATGTAGTAAATCCTACTACAGGACTGGATGTAGCAAAAGAACCGAAAGATGTCATTGCGGCAGCTGGAGGCTTCATTAAAACTCCATTTACCTGGAAAGAAAGAGGCATTAATTAA
- the recJ gene encoding single-stranded-DNA-specific exonuclease RecJ has product MSQKWIYKTEPDEETVDGLSSSLGFGTFESKLLVLRGIDNYQKAREFFKPNFTDIHNPFLMADMQKAVERVATAIENGEKIMVYGDYDVDGTTAVALTYLYLRKIVQKKYLDFYIPDRNSEGYGISTEGIDYAKENGFSLIIALDCGIKAIDMINYAKGKQIDFIICDHHLPGDEIPDAVAVLDPKRSDCRYPFKELSGCGVGFKLCQGLNTIYKIPETELFELTDLLAISIAADIVSMTGENRVLAKMGLKVLRKTRNLGLRLLIPEDKLSHFEISNIVFEIAPKINAAGRISHGKAAVELMVSDNLKHAQQIVGDIMNLNDERRELDMNSTLSALNQVIESQQETKYSTIVYHPEWNKGVIGIVASRLIETYYKPTLVFTDGNNGEMVASARSVSDFDVHEALDLCSEYFLKFGGHHAAAGLSMEKDKFEAFKIKFEKTVAEKIKDHQKEPSITIDADVNADEINRDFINFHRKLGPFGPQNMKPNLVLRNQKIAGYLKTMGKDNNHLKFYIKQESTGRNIECVGFKLGQFADDFRNKSFDIAFTLEENHWKGNVTHYLNIRDVKFRED; this is encoded by the coding sequence ATGAGTCAAAAATGGATTTATAAAACCGAACCTGATGAAGAAACTGTTGATGGATTGAGTTCGTCGCTTGGTTTTGGAACTTTTGAATCCAAACTATTGGTTCTCAGAGGAATTGACAATTACCAAAAAGCACGCGAATTTTTCAAGCCAAACTTCACAGATATCCACAACCCTTTCCTGATGGCGGATATGCAAAAAGCCGTAGAGCGAGTTGCTACAGCCATAGAAAATGGGGAAAAAATAATGGTTTATGGAGATTACGATGTCGACGGAACCACCGCTGTGGCGCTTACTTATCTTTATTTAAGAAAAATAGTTCAGAAAAAATATTTAGATTTTTACATTCCCGACAGAAATTCTGAAGGATACGGAATTTCTACCGAAGGAATTGATTACGCTAAAGAAAATGGCTTTTCACTGATTATCGCATTAGACTGCGGAATCAAGGCGATTGACATGATTAATTATGCCAAAGGAAAACAAATTGATTTCATTATTTGTGATCACCATTTACCCGGAGATGAAATTCCGGATGCCGTAGCCGTTTTAGATCCGAAAAGATCAGACTGTCGTTACCCTTTTAAGGAACTTTCAGGATGTGGAGTTGGTTTTAAACTGTGTCAGGGATTAAATACCATCTATAAAATTCCGGAAACTGAATTGTTTGAGCTGACCGATTTATTGGCTATCTCAATTGCTGCAGATATCGTTTCCATGACTGGTGAGAACAGAGTTTTGGCTAAAATGGGACTAAAAGTCCTCAGAAAAACCCGCAACTTAGGTTTAAGACTTTTGATTCCTGAAGATAAACTTTCTCATTTTGAAATTTCAAATATTGTTTTTGAAATTGCTCCAAAAATAAACGCTGCCGGAAGAATTTCTCACGGTAAAGCTGCTGTAGAATTAATGGTTTCTGATAATCTGAAACACGCACAGCAAATTGTAGGCGACATTATGAATCTGAATGACGAAAGGCGCGAACTCGATATGAACTCTACCCTTTCTGCACTCAATCAGGTAATCGAATCTCAGCAGGAAACAAAATATTCAACGATTGTCTATCATCCTGAATGGAACAAAGGTGTGATAGGAATTGTAGCCTCAAGATTGATTGAAACCTATTATAAACCAACTTTGGTTTTTACTGACGGTAATAATGGAGAAATGGTAGCATCGGCAAGATCTGTTTCAGATTTTGATGTGCACGAAGCGCTGGATCTTTGTTCGGAATACTTTCTGAAATTTGGAGGACATCACGCTGCGGCCGGACTTTCTATGGAAAAAGATAAGTTTGAAGCTTTCAAAATTAAATTTGAAAAAACAGTAGCCGAAAAAATTAAGGATCATCAAAAAGAGCCTTCTATCACAATAGATGCTGACGTAAATGCAGACGAAATCAACAGAGATTTTATTAACTTCCATCGAAAACTAGGACCTTTCGGGCCTCAGAATATGAAACCGAATCTTGTTTTAAGAAATCAAAAGATTGCCGGTTATCTGAAAACGATGGGGAAAGATAATAATCACCTTAAATTCTACATCAAACAAGAATCTACAGGAAGAAATATTGAATGTGTCGGCTTTAAGCTTGGACAATTTGCTGATGATTTTAGAAATAAATCTTTTGATATAGCTTTTACTTTAGAAGAAAACCATTGGAAAGGGAATGTGACCCACTATCTGAATATCAGAGATGTGAAATTTAGAGAAGATTAA
- the nadD gene encoding nicotinate (nicotinamide) nucleotide adenylyltransferase: MKKIGLFFGSFNPIHIGHLILANYILENSDMHELWFVVSPQNPFKEKKSLLKDHNRLDMVQLAVKNYPQMRASNVEFSLPTPSYTIDTLTYLKEKHPECSFSLIMGEDNLGSLHKWKNSDVLIKNHHIIVYPRVFDGEKKDSEYLQHENISMIKAPVIELSATEIRSMIKEGKNVRPMLPPEVFDYLDGSSFYK, encoded by the coding sequence TTGAAAAAAATCGGTTTATTTTTCGGGTCTTTCAATCCCATTCATATTGGTCATTTAATTTTGGCTAATTATATTCTGGAGAACTCGGATATGCATGAATTGTGGTTTGTAGTAAGCCCGCAAAATCCTTTTAAAGAAAAAAAATCACTCCTGAAAGATCATAACCGTCTGGATATGGTGCAGCTCGCCGTGAAAAATTATCCTCAAATGCGTGCATCCAACGTTGAATTTTCATTACCAACACCAAGTTACACGATTGATACTTTAACTTATCTTAAAGAAAAACATCCTGAATGTTCTTTCAGCCTAATAATGGGAGAAGATAACCTCGGTAGTCTTCATAAGTGGAAAAATTCTGATGTTTTAATTAAAAATCATCACATCATCGTTTATCCAAGAGTTTTTGATGGGGAGAAAAAAGATTCTGAATATCTTCAGCATGAAAATATTTCGATGATCAAAGCTCCAGTGATTGAACTTTCTGCTACCGAGATTCGCTCAATGATCAAAGAAGGAAAAAATGTAAGACCAATGCTTCCACCAGAGGTTTTTGACTATCTGGATGGAAGTAGTTTTTATAAGTAG
- a CDS encoding DUF3817 domain-containing protein, translating into MEFLENLFSKYPQEKVIKWFKQICLAEALSWFFLFTAMIWIRVDPEGIFPIIYISTVGSIHGFFFTLYLIFLPAARKIYTWDDEDTVFALISAFFPFATIWIDKKLARFDRE; encoded by the coding sequence ATGGAATTCCTAGAAAATTTATTCTCAAAATATCCTCAGGAAAAAGTTATTAAATGGTTTAAACAGATTTGTTTGGCCGAGGCTCTTTCATGGTTTTTTCTATTTACCGCTATGATCTGGATCCGTGTTGATCCGGAAGGTATTTTCCCGATTATCTACATTAGTACAGTTGGTAGTATTCACGGATTCTTTTTTACACTTTATCTTATATTTCTTCCAGCTGCAAGAAAAATATACACTTGGGATGATGAAGACACCGTCTTTGCATTGATTTCCGCATTTTTCCCTTTTGCCACGATTTGGATTGACAAAAAGCTGGCACGTTTCGATCGAGAATAA
- a CDS encoding ATP-dependent nuclease, with product MNARNARKEIRKRFEDFEIFVQNNFFSGKKIDIVAEFNKDKSINNDNSEEIISIHIDGENDTRKLYELGDGIQAIIILMYQIFMSEENSVIFIDEPELNLHPGMQRLFFEQISFNKDITNKKLTYFISTHSNHLLDLTLESDDVSIYSFTPIVENGDKKIIVKNINFGNAELLRDLGVNNTSVFLANASIWVEGISDRNYIKAFLKAYCDAGEGRVYPKEDIDFTFFEYAGGNIEHYILGEELNDNEEERFVEEINALALSNKIFLLADSDMAKEGTKKHLRLKSFEEKFSRDKNFDGLILWNIRESENLLPKEVWKKILIEFCNKNNIDESTQNKIDTFFIESNELNRTEYVGKFLKKIKESDIPLNEVCKKQGRGTGEEWQTFNDKARLSRIILEKTLNKEITWEDFKQVPEVVVLTKKIYQFIFKQEKDLTW from the coding sequence TTGAACGCTAGAAACGCCAGAAAAGAAATTAGAAAAAGATTTGAAGATTTCGAAATATTTGTACAAAACAATTTTTTCAGCGGCAAAAAGATTGATATAGTTGCTGAGTTCAACAAAGACAAAAGTATTAATAATGATAATTCCGAAGAAATTATTAGTATTCATATTGATGGCGAGAATGATACAAGAAAACTATACGAATTAGGAGACGGAATACAAGCTATAATCATTTTGATGTATCAAATATTTATGTCTGAAGAAAATTCAGTAATTTTTATTGATGAACCTGAATTGAATCTTCATCCAGGAATGCAAAGATTATTTTTTGAACAGATTTCATTTAATAAAGATATTACTAATAAGAAACTTACATATTTTATATCAACTCATTCGAATCACTTATTAGATTTGACCTTAGAAAGTGATGATGTTTCTATTTATTCTTTTACTCCAATAGTTGAGAATGGAGATAAAAAGATTATTGTTAAAAATATCAATTTTGGAAATGCAGAATTATTACGAGATTTAGGAGTTAACAATACTTCAGTGTTCTTAGCTAACGCAAGTATTTGGGTTGAAGGAATTTCTGACCGTAATTACATCAAAGCATTTCTGAAAGCGTATTGTGATGCTGGAGAAGGTAGAGTTTATCCTAAAGAGGATATAGATTTTACTTTTTTTGAATATGCGGGTGGAAATATTGAACATTATATTTTAGGTGAAGAACTTAATGATAATGAAGAAGAAAGATTTGTAGAGGAAATAAATGCTTTGGCATTATCAAATAAAATCTTTCTGTTAGCAGATTCAGATATGGCGAAGGAAGGAACAAAAAAACATTTAAGATTAAAATCTTTCGAAGAAAAGTTTTCTCGAGATAAAAATTTTGACGGTTTAATTCTTTGGAATATTAGAGAATCAGAAAATCTTTTACCTAAAGAAGTCTGGAAAAAAATATTAATTGAGTTTTGTAACAAAAATAATATTGATGAATCAACTCAAAATAAAATTGACACATTCTTTATAGAAAGTAACGAGTTAAATCGCACAGAATATGTAGGTAAGTTTTTGAAAAAGATTAAAGAATCTGATATTCCGCTTAATGAAGTTTGTAAGAAACAAGGTAGAGGTACCGGTGAAGAGTGGCAGACATTTAATGATAAAGCAAGGTTGAGCAGAATAATTCTTGAGAAAACTTTAAATAAAGAAATAACTTGGGAGGATTTTAAACAAGTTCCAGAAGTAGTTGTTCTTACAAAGAAAATATATCAGTTTATTTTTAAACAAGAAAAAGACCTTACCTGGTAA
- a CDS encoding M48 family metalloprotease produces MKKIIIGAIVLGSMYHVQAQKINLGKAAGVVSKGASALTFSNEDAIKLSKESVDYMDKNNAIAGPKDPYTVRLNKLFAKHKSQDGLNLNYKVYKVKDINAFACADGSVRVFSSLMDIMTDDELLAVIGHEIGHVKNQDTKDAIKSAYLKAAAMDAASSASSTVATLSEGQVGKMANAFLDASHSKKQESQADTYSYDFMRTNNYNVVGAYTAFKKLALLSEGGSAQSGFQKMFNSHPDSNKRAEAVKKRAEKDGLWKDPGTVSLPTTKLTK; encoded by the coding sequence ATGAAAAAAATTATTATCGGTGCAATCGTACTGGGATCAATGTACCATGTGCAAGCTCAGAAAATCAATCTAGGAAAAGCTGCGGGAGTAGTTTCAAAAGGAGCGTCGGCACTTACTTTCAGTAATGAAGATGCAATCAAGCTTTCAAAAGAATCTGTAGATTATATGGATAAGAACAATGCGATTGCAGGTCCTAAAGATCCTTACACAGTGAGACTTAACAAGCTTTTTGCAAAACACAAATCTCAAGACGGACTTAATCTGAACTATAAAGTCTACAAAGTGAAAGACATCAATGCTTTTGCATGTGCAGATGGTAGTGTAAGGGTTTTTTCATCTTTAATGGATATCATGACAGACGATGAATTGCTTGCAGTTATTGGTCACGAGATTGGTCACGTTAAAAATCAAGATACAAAAGATGCTATAAAATCAGCATATTTAAAAGCTGCAGCAATGGATGCCGCGTCATCAGCATCATCCACAGTTGCAACATTGAGCGAAGGTCAGGTTGGGAAAATGGCCAATGCATTTTTAGATGCTTCACACAGCAAAAAACAAGAATCTCAGGCAGATACATATTCTTACGATTTTATGAGAACAAACAACTATAATGTAGTTGGCGCATATACAGCTTTCAAGAAATTGGCATTACTATCCGAAGGTGGATCGGCACAATCAGGATTTCAAAAAATGTTTAATTCGCACCCTGATAGCAACAAAAGAGCAGAAGCTGTCAAAAAGAGAGCCGAAAAAGATGGCTTATGGAAAGATCCCGGAACGGTTTCTTTACCAACAACAAAATTGACGAAGTAA
- a CDS encoding TonB-dependent receptor domain-containing protein: MKTPLLIAAIFFTGLTFAQEKKSDSLKTKKIEEVVLTKQVFKKQSDRFVYDVAASPVAKGNTTFDLLRQTPLLSTTDDKNLKIAGKNNALIYINGRKTNMDAESVTQFLKNTPAENIQKIEVITVPGSEFQVESSDGIINIVLKKKMSDGLSGNMRMSNSQNKYNGSSASFSTNYRKDKLGISANLYGGENIDAQQYVLRNGNDSSSNESTGNIDDPNQYIGGYLNIDYQLTEKSNLALSWNSNANKSYNSTVNLFNTIRSFDKDSQSYITNYTNSRNKEDARSYNNSVNLNYELKTDSLGSKLNANAAYLNYRRFQFTNNKTYLSDANGTDGLLSQTIDQNLPQIINNFSGTVDYIQKFKNDFTVAIGGNFNKTKTDNDTQNDTFVTGKDTESSPNHFIYDENIYGAYLTLEKKFSDKLSGKVGTRYEITNSLGTSDNAAPEYRKIERDYNNILPYLSFNYAINDKNNISYAFSSRMRRPSFWELNPVRNILTEDNYTQNNPFVKASSTYSHELTYMFKSSYFLILSHSLFKDKITQVPLQRDILKPRRDENGNPVLGSNGQPIMDSYKQLRYIRTNFGDKQEMSAMVGIQKTFFKQYLTMNFNVGLQRNVNDGSLSVDPTSGDVFPTYENKISSTSILIQTNNTIRLDKKKTWFLGVNYFFVDKQQIELGMLKNLMSLDLSIKKNWNDWTFALNLNDVLRTNIVEIEDYQANGNYNYVRNDQFRRGGTFSITYNFGNQKVKKVRDIEGASDAIKSRTR; this comes from the coding sequence ATGAAAACGCCACTCCTCATCGCAGCCATATTTTTCACCGGATTGACATTCGCTCAGGAAAAAAAATCAGATTCTCTAAAAACTAAAAAAATTGAAGAAGTTGTTTTGACCAAGCAAGTCTTCAAAAAACAAAGTGACCGTTTCGTATATGACGTTGCCGCTTCACCCGTTGCCAAAGGAAACACAACTTTTGATCTCTTGAGACAAACTCCACTACTTTCTACAACCGATGATAAAAATTTAAAAATTGCAGGAAAAAATAATGCGCTGATCTACATCAACGGTAGAAAAACCAATATGGATGCCGAGTCGGTTACTCAATTTCTAAAAAACACTCCTGCTGAGAATATTCAGAAAATTGAAGTGATTACAGTGCCAGGAAGTGAATTTCAGGTAGAATCTTCAGACGGAATTATCAATATCGTCCTGAAAAAGAAAATGAGTGACGGTTTAAGCGGAAACATGAGAATGTCTAATTCTCAAAATAAATATAACGGAAGTTCTGCAAGCTTCTCTACTAACTACAGAAAAGATAAATTGGGAATTAGTGCCAATTTGTATGGCGGAGAGAATATTGACGCTCAACAATATGTTTTACGAAACGGAAATGATTCTTCTTCTAATGAATCTACTGGAAATATTGATGACCCCAATCAATACATCGGAGGTTATCTGAATATAGATTATCAGCTGACGGAAAAAAGTAATTTAGCTCTATCATGGAATTCTAATGCCAACAAAAGTTATAATTCTACAGTTAATTTATTCAATACCATTCGTTCGTTTGATAAAGATTCTCAGTCATACATTACCAACTACACCAATTCAAGAAACAAAGAAGACGCAAGGTCATACAACAATTCGGTCAATTTAAATTATGAATTGAAAACCGATTCTTTGGGAAGTAAATTAAATGCAAATGCAGCTTATCTTAATTACAGAAGATTTCAGTTTACCAATAATAAGACTTATTTATCTGATGCAAATGGTACAGATGGATTACTAAGCCAGACCATTGACCAAAATCTCCCACAAATCATCAATAATTTTTCTGGTACTGTAGATTATATTCAGAAATTTAAAAATGACTTTACAGTTGCTATTGGTGGAAATTTTAATAAAACCAAAACGGATAATGATACTCAGAATGATACTTTTGTGACAGGAAAAGATACTGAATCTTCACCTAACCATTTCATTTATGACGAAAATATTTACGGTGCCTATTTAACTTTAGAAAAGAAATTCTCTGATAAATTATCCGGAAAAGTTGGTACGCGATACGAAATTACCAATAGTTTAGGAACTTCGGACAATGCAGCTCCTGAATACAGAAAAATTGAAAGAGATTACAATAATATACTTCCGTATTTAAGCTTTAATTACGCTATCAATGACAAAAATAATATTTCTTATGCATTTTCAAGCAGAATGAGAAGACCAAGCTTCTGGGAGCTAAACCCTGTAAGAAACATTCTTACGGAAGACAATTACACTCAAAATAACCCTTTTGTGAAAGCTTCTTCTACTTATAGTCATGAGTTGACTTATATGTTTAAAAGTTCGTATTTCTTAATCTTGAGCCATTCATTATTCAAAGACAAGATTACACAAGTGCCTTTGCAGAGAGATATTTTGAAGCCAAGGAGAGATGAAAATGGAAATCCTGTCCTAGGATCAAACGGTCAACCCATCATGGACTCTTACAAACAATTAAGATATATCCGTACCAACTTCGGTGATAAACAAGAAATGTCTGCCATGGTAGGAATTCAGAAAACATTCTTTAAACAATATCTGACGATGAACTTCAATGTTGGCCTTCAGAGAAACGTTAATGATGGAAGCCTAAGTGTAGACCCAACTTCGGGTGATGTTTTTCCAACATATGAAAACAAGATTAGTTCGACGAGTATTCTTATCCAGACCAACAATACCATTCGTTTAGACAAAAAGAAAACATGGTTCTTGGGCGTAAATTATTTCTTTGTAGACAAGCAGCAAATCGAATTGGGAATGTTGAAAAATCTGATGAGTTTAGATTTAAGCATCAAGAAAAACTGGAACGACTGGACGTTTGCATTAAACTTAAATGATGTTTTAAGAACAAACATCGTAGAAATCGAAGACTATCAGGCCAACGGAAATTACAATTATGTAAGAAACGACCAATTCAGAAGAGGCGGAACTTTCAGCATCACGTATAATTTCGGAAACCAGAAAGTGAAAAAAGTAAGAGACATCGAAGGCGCATCAGACGCTATAAAAAGCAGAACACGTTAA
- a CDS encoding discoidin domain-containing protein: protein MIKKIYLSLAILLSFSIDAQQKTYCNPINIDYGYTPFEVFSKQGKHRATADPVIVNFQKKLFLFSTNQEGYWHSDNMLDWKFVKRKFLRDNKYTHDLNAPAVWAMKDTLYVYGSTWESDFPIWKSTNPTVDDWKIAVDTLKVGAWDPAFHYDEDKNKLYLYWGSSNEWPLLGTEVKVKNLQSEGFVKPILRLKPEDHGWERFGEYNDNVFLQPFVEGAWVTKYKDKYYMQYGAPATEFSGYSDGVYVSKNPLEGYEYQQHNPFSYKPGGFARGAGHGATFEDNFKNWWHVSTIFISTKNNFERRLGIWPAGFDKDDVMYTNTAYGDYPTLLPQFAQGKDFSKGLFTNWMLLNYNKPVQVSSTLGGYHSNNAVDEDIKTYWSAKTGNSGEWFQTDLGEISTINAIQVNYADQDVEFMGKTEGKMHQYKIYGSNDGKKWKVIVDKSKNTKDVPHDYIELEKPAEARYLKMENLKMPTGKFALSGFRVFGKGAGAKPGKVQGFVPLRADAKKYGERRSIWMKWQQNSEADGYVIYWGKSPDKLYGSIMVYGKNEYFFTGADRVDSYYFQIEAFNAIGISERTEVFKSE, encoded by the coding sequence ATGATTAAAAAAATATACCTGAGTTTAGCGATTCTGTTAAGCTTTTCCATTGACGCTCAGCAAAAAACCTATTGTAACCCGATCAACATCGATTATGGTTACACACCTTTTGAAGTTTTTTCTAAGCAAGGAAAGCACCGCGCTACAGCCGATCCGGTAATTGTAAATTTTCAAAAGAAACTGTTTCTATTTTCCACCAATCAGGAAGGGTATTGGCACAGCGACAATATGCTCGACTGGAAATTTGTCAAAAGAAAATTCCTCAGAGACAATAAATATACCCACGATCTGAATGCTCCTGCAGTCTGGGCAATGAAAGATACCTTATACGTTTACGGCTCAACCTGGGAATCCGATTTCCCGATTTGGAAATCTACCAACCCAACTGTGGACGATTGGAAAATTGCCGTTGATACTTTAAAGGTTGGAGCTTGGGATCCTGCTTTTCATTATGATGAAGATAAAAACAAACTGTATCTGTATTGGGGGTCAAGCAACGAATGGCCACTTTTAGGTACAGAAGTTAAAGTTAAAAACTTACAGTCTGAAGGTTTTGTAAAACCTATTTTAAGACTGAAACCTGAAGATCACGGCTGGGAAAGATTCGGTGAGTACAATGATAATGTTTTCCTGCAGCCTTTTGTGGAAGGAGCTTGGGTAACCAAGTACAAAGACAAATATTATATGCAGTACGGTGCTCCGGCAACAGAATTCAGCGGTTATTCTGACGGAGTGTATGTTTCGAAAAATCCTTTAGAAGGGTATGAATATCAACAGCACAATCCTTTTTCTTACAAGCCGGGAGGTTTTGCAAGGGGAGCGGGGCACGGAGCAACTTTTGAAGATAATTTTAAAAACTGGTGGCACGTTTCAACGATTTTTATTTCCACTAAAAATAATTTTGAAAGACGTTTGGGAATCTGGCCTGCAGGGTTTGATAAAGATGATGTGATGTACACCAACACGGCTTACGGAGATTATCCCACTTTACTTCCGCAGTTTGCACAAGGAAAAGATTTTTCAAAAGGACTTTTCACGAATTGGATGTTGCTAAATTACAACAAACCCGTTCAGGTTTCGTCAACTTTGGGTGGTTATCATTCTAACAATGCGGTGGATGAAGATATCAAAACGTATTGGAGTGCAAAAACCGGAAATTCGGGAGAATGGTTTCAGACAGATTTAGGTGAAATCTCTACTATTAATGCAATTCAGGTCAATTATGCAGATCAGGATGTAGAATTTATGGGAAAAACTGAGGGCAAAATGCATCAGTATAAAATTTATGGTTCAAACGACGGTAAAAAATGGAAAGTTATTGTCGATAAAAGCAAAAACACCAAAGACGTACCTCACGATTATATAGAATTAGAAAAACCTGCGGAAGCAAGATATTTAAAAATGGAAAACCTCAAAATGCCGACAGGAAAGTTTGCATTAAGCGGTTTCAGAGTATTTGGAAAAGGAGCGGGAGCAAAACCCGGAAAAGTGCAGGGGTTTGTTCCGTTAAGAGCTGATGCTAAAAAATATGGCGAAAGAAGAAGTATTTGGATGAAGTGGCAACAAAATTCGGAAGCTGATGGTTATGTTATTTATTGGGGAAAGTCTCCTGACAAATTATATGGAAGCATTATGGTCTACGGTAAAAATGAATATTTCTTCACCGGGGCAGACAGAGTAGATTCTTATTATTTCCAGATTGAAGCCTTTAATGCAATTGGAATTTCTGAAAGAACGGAGGTTTTTAAATCAGAATAA